From the Gossypium hirsutum isolate 1008001.06 chromosome A02, Gossypium_hirsutum_v2.1, whole genome shotgun sequence genome, the window TTATTTCTACATCCATAAAATCCGAGTACTATTATTTTCTCCCCCTTCTTCTTTcccccaccaccaccaccaccatggCTGCTCTCACTGAATTCTTCTCCCACCTCTACACCATGACCGTCGTCTTCTTCACCCTCTTACTCCTCGAAGTTGCTATCCTCATCAGGTCCCTCACCGGCAGCCTTTCCGATTCCGAGAAACGCCTCATCACAACTACCCAGTACCTGAAATTCATTGAAGAAAAGAACCCAACAATCATATACTCCACAAGATCATCATCCAGGGTGGATCTGTCATCGAACGAGTGCACCGTGTGTTTATCTGAGCTAGAAGAAGGTGAGAAAGTGAGGAAACTGAAAT encodes:
- the LOC107951671 gene encoding E3 ubiquitin-protein ligase RHA2B; this encodes MAALTEFFSHLYTMTVVFFTLLLLEVAILIRSLTGSLSDSEKRLITTTQYLKFIEEKNPTIIYSTRSSSRVDLSSNECTVCLSELEEGEKVRKLKCKHTFHKDCLDRWLQQYWATCPLCRTKVLPDEVVANYHRLQNQVEYDGSDEEMIFLLSALHDNSLHRLF